From Salipiger profundus, a single genomic window includes:
- a CDS encoding pentapeptide repeat-containing protein, with product MGNGTSVWHIAGAAALALGAWAGSPAAQGGPLICPGCDLSGQDFSGRTLEAPNLAGADLDGANFSGAVITGGNFIGASLSGATFRDATIQAGAEGVPTLFQNADLTGADFTGTTITAGDFQYSTLNCSNFPGVVLTEAVFGPVVAMDADTACTADFTNTTLSCEFAHRVDAIDLTGADLPDCSVTLDDGSVLEGVFDEAVALPEGRYEAAPDGAEGFAKAGSSAFVPPKGTALRTYAAVAQTVYVSSEGTDAAGCGSDISNYCKTIAYGADQCTSADCLVTLQYGTYALAAPVAPGKGAITISGGYVGDKPVSNYQSRVQAPADGVPAFDLTAQDSGIVLQNLLVVGSSPSAPRVSAHSIALRASGAALTFDGVNLVAAAGTTGPAVGDGTAGADGVTGSPGTGPGSPGAGGPSSCGAAGGTGGQTISATASSHLPFPWVECKYECHVQWRNGGSGGAGGTGTNASGSSLSKADSLACYACPSGRGGLPKSAATGTKGGNGSCGAGGAAATDTTGSFDANGVWTGSAAGAGTNGLAGGGGGGGGPGGSCGYANCLCSSSAYSGGAGGGGGSGGCGATPGSGGQMGGASFGIVLVGAQLSLAGGPSVVTGARSGDGSPGGAGQKGGAGSSGGAGKSYSDICNDGGASGARGGAGGIGGASGAGAGGNSGPSVNIVLTGSGSSVTGTLTHYVGAAGAGGSKGTAGASASNCTAEDAADGIEGIAETTHTY from the coding sequence ATGGGAAACGGAACAAGCGTCTGGCACATCGCGGGGGCTGCCGCCCTCGCTCTCGGAGCATGGGCAGGGAGCCCGGCCGCGCAGGGCGGCCCTCTCATCTGTCCCGGCTGCGATCTTTCGGGTCAGGATTTCTCGGGCAGGACGCTCGAGGCACCGAACCTCGCGGGAGCCGACCTCGACGGCGCGAATTTCTCGGGCGCAGTGATCACCGGCGGGAATTTCATCGGAGCATCTCTCAGCGGAGCGACATTTCGGGACGCCACCATCCAGGCCGGCGCCGAGGGCGTTCCCACGCTCTTTCAGAACGCTGACCTGACGGGCGCCGACTTCACCGGCACAACGATCACCGCGGGCGATTTCCAGTACTCCACGCTCAACTGCAGCAACTTCCCCGGTGTGGTGCTCACCGAGGCCGTCTTCGGCCCGGTGGTTGCCATGGACGCCGATACGGCATGTACCGCGGACTTCACCAACACGACGCTAAGCTGCGAGTTCGCGCATCGTGTGGACGCCATCGATCTCACGGGAGCCGATCTGCCGGACTGCTCGGTTACACTCGACGACGGTTCGGTGCTCGAAGGGGTCTTCGACGAAGCGGTCGCGCTTCCCGAGGGTCGTTACGAAGCCGCCCCTGATGGCGCAGAGGGCTTCGCCAAGGCCGGATCCTCCGCCTTCGTCCCACCGAAAGGCACTGCCCTGCGCACCTACGCCGCCGTGGCGCAGACCGTCTACGTCTCGTCAGAGGGCACGGACGCCGCAGGATGCGGGAGCGACATCTCGAACTACTGCAAGACCATCGCATACGGCGCCGATCAGTGCACGTCGGCGGACTGCCTGGTGACGCTGCAATACGGCACCTATGCGCTGGCGGCACCGGTGGCACCCGGCAAGGGAGCCATCACCATCTCGGGCGGCTATGTCGGCGACAAACCCGTGAGCAATTACCAGTCCCGGGTGCAGGCACCAGCCGATGGCGTCCCCGCGTTCGATCTCACGGCGCAAGACAGCGGCATCGTGTTGCAGAACCTGCTTGTCGTGGGCAGCTCTCCCTCGGCACCAAGGGTCTCGGCTCACAGCATCGCGCTTCGCGCCTCCGGTGCAGCGCTGACGTTCGACGGCGTGAACCTCGTGGCCGCAGCGGGAACCACCGGCCCCGCCGTCGGTGACGGCACTGCGGGGGCCGACGGCGTCACCGGTAGCCCCGGGACCGGTCCAGGCTCTCCTGGGGCGGGCGGTCCGTCAAGCTGCGGAGCAGCGGGCGGCACGGGCGGCCAGACAATTTCGGCCACCGCGAGCTCGCACCTGCCCTTCCCCTGGGTCGAGTGCAAATACGAATGCCATGTACAATGGCGCAATGGCGGCAGCGGCGGCGCGGGCGGGACCGGGACCAACGCCTCCGGCAGCAGCCTTTCGAAGGCCGACTCGCTGGCCTGCTACGCTTGTCCCTCGGGACGCGGCGGCCTGCCCAAGTCGGCAGCCACGGGCACCAAGGGCGGAAACGGAAGCTGTGGCGCCGGCGGCGCTGCCGCGACCGACACAACGGGCTCCTTCGACGCCAACGGCGTGTGGACCGGCTCCGCTGCCGGCGCGGGCACGAACGGGCTCGCGGGTGGTGGTGGCGGTGGCGGCGGACCCGGCGGCTCCTGCGGCTATGCCAACTGCCTCTGCAGCTCTTCGGCCTACAGCGGCGGAGCGGGCGGTGGCGGCGGCTCAGGCGGTTGTGGCGCGACCCCCGGCAGCGGCGGCCAGATGGGCGGGGCGAGCTTCGGGATCGTGCTGGTCGGCGCGCAGCTGAGCCTTGCGGGCGGGCCGTCGGTGGTCACGGGCGCACGCAGCGGCGACGGCTCGCCCGGCGGCGCAGGCCAGAAGGGCGGCGCGGGCAGTTCCGGCGGCGCGGGCAAGAGCTACAGCGACATCTGCAACGATGGCGGCGCCTCGGGTGCAAGGGGCGGCGCCGGCGGGATCGGTGGCGCCTCGGGCGCGGGCGCGGGCGGAAACTCCGGACCCAGCGTGAACATCGTGCTGACCGGCAGCGGCTCATCCGTCACCGGCACGCTGACGCACTACGTCGGCGCGGCGGGCGCTGGTGGCAGCAAGGGCACCGCAGGCGCGTCAGCGTCGAACTGCACGGCGGAGGATGCCGCAGACGGGATCGAGGGGATCGCCGAAACCACCCATACCTACTGA
- the pgeF gene encoding peptidoglycan editing factor PgeF has product MTLEIITAPSLTPFRHGFFTRKGGASSGVFAGLNCGNGSSDQSEIVAINRARVAEAMEVPVARLVNVQQVHSARVEVVDGPFDGPAPEADGLVTATPGVAIAVLTADCQPVLFADAEAGVIGAAHAGWRGAIDGVLEETIAAMVRLGAERESIQAVIGPTISQRAYEVGPEFFDDFMGEGPENARFFAGGAGDRLHFDLPGYTLQKLRDEGIEAEWTRHCTYSDPDRFFSYRRSVHDREADYGRLISAIRI; this is encoded by the coding sequence ATGACGCTCGAGATCATCACCGCGCCCAGCCTGACCCCGTTCCGGCACGGCTTCTTCACCCGCAAGGGCGGGGCGTCGTCCGGCGTCTTCGCCGGTCTCAACTGCGGGAACGGTTCGTCGGACCAGTCCGAGATCGTGGCGATCAACCGCGCCCGCGTTGCCGAGGCGATGGAGGTGCCCGTCGCGCGGCTAGTGAACGTGCAGCAGGTCCATTCCGCGCGGGTCGAGGTGGTGGACGGGCCCTTCGACGGCCCCGCACCCGAGGCCGACGGGCTGGTGACGGCCACGCCGGGCGTGGCCATCGCGGTGCTGACCGCCGACTGCCAGCCGGTGCTCTTCGCGGACGCGGAGGCCGGGGTGATCGGCGCGGCCCACGCGGGCTGGCGCGGCGCCATCGACGGTGTGCTGGAAGAGACAATCGCGGCGATGGTCCGTCTCGGCGCCGAGCGCGAGTCCATTCAGGCGGTGATCGGGCCGACGATCAGCCAACGCGCCTACGAGGTCGGCCCCGAGTTCTTCGACGACTTCATGGGCGAAGGGCCCGAGAACGCGCGGTTCTTCGCGGGCGGGGCAGGGGACCGGCTGCATTTCGACCTGCCGGGCTATACGCTGCAGAAGCTGCGCGACGAGGGGATCGAGGCGGAATGGACGCGGCATTGCACCTATTCCGACCCGGACCGGTTCTTTTCCTACCGCCGCTCCGTCCATGACAGGGAAGCGGACTACGGTCGGCTGATCTCGGCAATACGGATCTGA
- a CDS encoding class I SAM-dependent methyltransferase yields the protein MTPLAEILRRRIAAEGPMTVAEYMGLCLMHPQHGYYTTRDPLGAGGDFTTAPEISQMFGEMLGLCLAQCWLEQGRPSPFLLSELGPGRGTLMADALRAMRAVPGMVEAAEVHLVEASPSLRTAQNAILSDHAPVWRDSIAALPEGPLFLLANEFFDALPVRQFLRVGDAWAERVVGLQDGALSFGLTEPAAQAALSHRLDDTAEGDLVETCSPALGISEEIGRRIAAHGGAALVVDYGSARSLGDTFQALRRHEKVDPLAYPGESDLTAHVDFGALAEAAPCAHSALTPQGVFLERLGITDRARALAAKLSGEALDSHVAAHRRLTHPDEMGSLFKTLGFFPEGATPPPGLQT from the coding sequence GTGACCCCGCTGGCCGAGATCCTGCGCCGGCGCATCGCCGCCGAGGGGCCGATGACCGTGGCCGAATACATGGGGCTCTGTCTCATGCATCCGCAGCACGGCTATTACACCACGCGCGATCCGCTCGGCGCGGGTGGCGACTTCACCACCGCGCCCGAGATCAGCCAGATGTTCGGCGAGATGCTCGGGCTCTGCCTCGCGCAATGCTGGCTGGAGCAGGGGCGGCCGTCGCCGTTTCTCCTGTCAGAGCTGGGGCCGGGCCGGGGCACGCTGATGGCCGACGCGCTGCGCGCCATGAGGGCGGTGCCCGGCATGGTCGAGGCCGCCGAGGTGCATCTCGTCGAGGCCTCGCCCAGCCTGCGCACCGCACAAAACGCGATTCTCTCGGATCACGCGCCTGTCTGGCGCGACAGCATCGCCGCCCTGCCCGAGGGGCCGCTCTTCCTGCTCGCCAACGAATTCTTCGACGCGCTGCCCGTGCGCCAGTTCCTGCGGGTCGGCGACGCATGGGCCGAGCGGGTCGTGGGGCTTCAGGACGGGGCGCTGAGCTTCGGTCTGACCGAGCCCGCCGCGCAGGCCGCGCTTTCGCACCGGCTGGATGACACGGCCGAGGGCGACTTGGTCGAGACCTGTTCGCCGGCCCTTGGCATCTCCGAGGAAATCGGCCGCCGCATCGCCGCGCATGGTGGTGCTGCGCTGGTCGTGGATTACGGCAGCGCGCGCAGTCTCGGCGATACCTTCCAGGCGCTGCGCCGGCATGAAAAGGTCGATCCGCTGGCGTACCCCGGCGAGTCCGACCTGACCGCCCACGTCGATTTCGGGGCGCTCGCCGAGGCCGCCCCCTGCGCCCATAGTGCGCTGACGCCGCAGGGCGTTTTCCTCGAACGCCTCGGCATCACCGACCGCGCTCGTGCACTCGCGGCGAAGCTCTCGGGCGAAGCGCTCGACAGCCATGTCGCCGCACATCGCCGGTTGACGCACCCCGACGAAATGGGTTCGCTGTTCAAGACACTGGGATTCTTTCCCGAAGGCGCCACCCCGCCCCCCGGATTGCAGACATGA
- a CDS encoding bifunctional sulfate adenylyltransferase/adenylylsulfate kinase: MSAQGAKPITDEEGPLFHLLRQLDLAPDASQREISSAIGVSLGRLNAQLRAAAEAGFIKISERSGPDRRQRFAYTLTSRGAAEKARLTDRFLARKFLEYQALHAELTGTASGYVPTSHRTRFMQNNLAPIPELYVSYDSAQKMKVEAGELVSHDLTPRQICDLELLMNGGFYPLKGFLGQEDYDGVVENMRLADGSLWPMPITLDVSEKFADSLEIGQDIALRDQEGVILGTMTVTDRWVPNKSVEAEKVFGADDDAHPAVNYLHNTAGKVYLGGPVTGIQQPVHYDFRARRDTPNELRATFRKLGWRKVVAFQTRNPLHRAHQELTFRAAKESQANLLIHPVVGMTKPGDVDHFTRVRCYEAVLDKYPASTTTMSLLPLAMRMAGPREAVWHGLIRKNHGVTHFIVGRDHAGPGKNSAGEDFYGPYDAQELFKEHEEEMGIEMVPFKHMVYVQERAQYEPNDEIEDKENVTILNISGTELRRRLQEGLEIPDWFSFPEVVQELRKTKPPRSQQGFTVFFTGFSGSGKSTIANALMTKLMEMGGRPVTLLDGDIVRKNLSSELGFSKEHRDLNIRRIGYVASEITKNGGIAICAPIAPYAATRRAVREEIEQYGAFVEVHVATSLEECERRDRKGLYKLAREGKIKEFTGISDPYDVPQNPELSVETENVDVDNCAHQVVLKLESMGLIAGH, from the coding sequence ATGTCCGCACAGGGTGCAAAACCGATCACCGACGAGGAAGGCCCGCTCTTCCACCTCCTGCGCCAGCTCGACCTGGCGCCGGATGCGTCGCAGCGCGAGATTTCCTCGGCGATCGGTGTGTCCCTGGGGCGGCTCAACGCACAGCTTCGGGCCGCTGCCGAGGCCGGGTTCATCAAGATCAGTGAACGTTCGGGGCCGGACCGGCGTCAGCGTTTCGCCTATACGCTCACCTCGCGCGGCGCGGCCGAGAAGGCCCGGCTCACCGACCGCTTCCTCGCGCGGAAATTTCTCGAATACCAGGCGCTTCATGCCGAATTGACGGGAACCGCCAGCGGCTACGTTCCAACCAGCCACAGGACCAGATTTATGCAGAACAACCTTGCTCCCATACCCGAGCTGTATGTTTCCTACGACAGCGCCCAGAAGATGAAGGTCGAAGCCGGCGAGCTCGTGTCGCACGACCTGACGCCGCGCCAGATCTGCGACCTCGAGCTGCTGATGAACGGCGGTTTCTACCCGCTCAAGGGCTTCCTCGGCCAGGAAGACTATGACGGCGTCGTCGAGAACATGCGCCTTGCCGACGGCTCGCTGTGGCCGATGCCGATCACGCTCGACGTGTCCGAGAAATTCGCCGACAGCCTCGAGATCGGCCAGGACATCGCGCTGCGTGACCAGGAAGGCGTGATCCTCGGGACCATGACCGTCACCGACCGCTGGGTTCCGAACAAGTCGGTCGAGGCCGAGAAGGTCTTCGGCGCCGACGACGATGCGCACCCGGCCGTCAACTACCTGCACAACACCGCAGGCAAGGTCTACCTCGGTGGTCCGGTGACCGGCATCCAGCAGCCGGTGCACTACGATTTCCGCGCCCGTCGCGACACGCCGAACGAGCTGCGCGCCACCTTCCGCAAGCTTGGCTGGCGCAAGGTCGTCGCGTTCCAGACGCGCAACCCGCTGCACCGCGCCCACCAGGAGCTGACCTTCCGCGCCGCGAAGGAAAGCCAGGCCAACCTGCTGATCCACCCGGTGGTCGGCATGACCAAGCCGGGTGACGTCGATCACTTCACCCGCGTGCGCTGCTACGAGGCGGTTCTCGACAAGTATCCGGCGTCGACCACCACCATGTCGCTGCTGCCGCTCGCCATGCGCATGGCCGGCCCGCGTGAGGCTGTCTGGCACGGCCTGATCCGCAAGAACCACGGCGTGACCCACTTCATCGTCGGCCGCGACCACGCGGGCCCCGGCAAGAACTCGGCGGGCGAGGACTTCTACGGTCCCTACGACGCGCAGGAGCTCTTCAAGGAGCACGAGGAAGAGATGGGCATCGAGATGGTGCCGTTCAAACACATGGTCTACGTGCAGGAGCGCGCCCAGTACGAGCCCAACGACGAGATCGAGGACAAGGAAAACGTCACGATCCTGAACATCTCGGGCACCGAGCTGCGTCGTCGTCTCCAGGAGGGCCTTGAGATCCCCGACTGGTTCTCGTTCCCCGAGGTCGTGCAGGAGCTGCGCAAGACAAAGCCGCCGCGCTCGCAGCAGGGCTTCACCGTGTTCTTCACCGGCTTCTCGGGCTCGGGCAAGTCGACCATCGCGAACGCGCTGATGACCAAGCTCATGGAGATGGGTGGCCGTCCGGTGACGCTGCTCGACGGCGACATCGTCCGGAAGAACCTCAGCTCCGAGCTGGGCTTCTCCAAGGAGCACCGTGACCTCAACATCCGCCGCATTGGCTACGTGGCGTCCGAGATCACCAAGAACGGCGGCATCGCCATCTGTGCGCCGATCGCGCCCTACGCCGCGACCCGTCGCGCCGTGCGCGAGGAGATCGAGCAGTACGGTGCATTCGTCGAGGTGCACGTCGCGACCTCGCTCGAGGAATGCGAGCGCCGCGACCGCAAGGGCCTCTACAAGCTCGCGCGCGAAGGCAAGATCAAGGAGTTCACCGGCATCTCCGACCCCTACGACGTGCCGCAGAACCCCGAGCTGTCGGTCGAGACCGAGAACGTCGACGTCGACAACTGCGCGCACCAGGTGGTCCTCAAGCTGGAAAGCATGGGCCTGATCGCGGGTCACTGA
- a CDS encoding Lrp/AsnC family transcriptional regulator: MPGNRLDPIDRKILAELQADGRMTNVELAKRVGISAPPCLRRVRTLEEQGFIRGYHAEVDPRELGFEVQVFAMVGLQSQAEVDLRAFEERCRAWPLVRECHMLNGEVDFILKCVAPDLSTFQSFLTGDLLTAPNVGSVKTSLVIRGAKDEPGVPFDVLEERLSRSA; encoded by the coding sequence ATGCCCGGGAACCGGCTCGATCCCATCGACCGCAAGATTCTGGCCGAGCTTCAGGCCGACGGCCGCATGACCAATGTCGAGCTTGCCAAACGCGTCGGCATTTCGGCCCCGCCCTGCCTGCGACGCGTGCGAACGCTCGAAGAACAGGGGTTCATCCGCGGCTACCACGCCGAGGTCGATCCGCGCGAACTGGGATTCGAGGTGCAGGTCTTCGCCATGGTCGGGCTGCAGAGCCAGGCCGAGGTCGACCTGCGCGCCTTCGAGGAACGCTGCCGCGCCTGGCCGCTCGTGCGGGAATGCCACATGCTGAACGGCGAGGTGGATTTCATCCTGAAGTGCGTCGCGCCCGATCTCTCGACCTTCCAGAGCTTCCTGACCGGAGACCTGCTGACCGCCCCCAACGTGGGCTCGGTGAAGACCTCGCTGGTCATCCGCGGCGCCAAGGATGAACCCGGGGTCCCGTTCGACGTGCTCGAGGAACGGCTGAGCCGGTCCGCCTGA
- a CDS encoding Hint domain-containing protein: MRRYEAAALLADLSISFQSHVAPANALFEEATTAFARGTLLPTVRGSVAIEDLLPGDYVESSEGAQPVTWIGSTSYVPGIEDDATTLADLWRITADGFGPGRPLADVVVGPAARMVLSRPRLRSLIGGDRVLVPVSDFADGERILQLRPAGSVQLYHFMLGRHGTVRVGGIEMETYHPGKAAAMPQSLEMRRLFLSMFPNIAVIEDFGELTMTRTTRRVIEGLTAGAV, translated from the coding sequence ATGCGCAGATACGAGGCGGCCGCCTTGCTGGCGGACCTGTCGATCTCGTTCCAGAGCCATGTCGCACCGGCGAACGCGCTGTTCGAGGAGGCCACGACCGCCTTCGCCCGGGGCACGCTTCTGCCCACGGTGCGCGGTTCGGTGGCGATCGAGGATCTGCTGCCCGGCGACTACGTCGAAAGCAGCGAGGGCGCGCAGCCTGTGACCTGGATCGGGTCGACCTCCTACGTTCCCGGTATCGAGGACGATGCGACGACGCTGGCGGATCTGTGGCGCATCACCGCCGATGGCTTCGGACCGGGGCGGCCCTTGGCCGACGTGGTGGTCGGGCCGGCGGCGCGCATGGTCCTGAGCCGCCCGCGCCTGAGGTCGCTGATCGGAGGTGACCGGGTGCTGGTGCCGGTTTCCGATTTCGCGGACGGTGAACGTATCCTGCAACTCCGCCCCGCCGGGTCGGTGCAGCTGTATCACTTCATGCTCGGGCGGCACGGCACCGTTCGCGTCGGCGGCATCGAGATGGAAACCTACCACCCGGGAAAGGCCGCGGCGATGCCGCAGTCGCTGGAGATGCGCCGGCTGTTCCTGTCGATGTTTCCGAACATCGCGGTGATCGAGGACTTCGGAGAGCTCACGATGACCCGCACGACGCGGCGCGTGATCGAGGGGCTGACGGCGGGGGCGGTCTAG
- the trxB gene encoding thioredoxin-disulfide reductase codes for MSDTRHTKVLIIGSGPAGYTAGVYASRAMLEPILVQGLEPGGQLTTTTEVENWPGHTEVQGPELMVTMEAHARAMGTEIIGDIITSLDVDSRPFVAKGDSGTTYTADAVILATGARAKWLGLPSEEAYKGFGVSACATCDGFFYRGQEIVVIGGGNTAVEEALFLTNFASKVTLIHRRDELRAEKILQDRLFKNEKIVPLWHHQLEEVVGEDNPKGVTGVRVKNVQTGDVSEIPCKGVFIAIGHAPANELVKDTLETHMGGYVVTKPDSTATSVPGVFAAGDLTDHKYRQAVTSAGMGCMAALEAERWLAEQGVDEGKDEAEPLGYGAPVDAAH; via the coding sequence ATGTCCGACACACGCCATACCAAGGTTCTCATCATCGGGTCCGGTCCGGCCGGCTACACCGCGGGCGTTTACGCCTCGCGCGCGATGCTCGAGCCGATCCTCGTGCAGGGGCTCGAGCCCGGCGGCCAGCTGACCACGACCACCGAGGTCGAGAACTGGCCCGGCCACACCGAGGTGCAGGGCCCCGAGCTGATGGTCACGATGGAGGCCCACGCCCGCGCCATGGGCACCGAGATCATCGGCGACATCATCACCTCGCTCGACGTGGACAGCCGTCCCTTTGTCGCCAAGGGCGACAGCGGCACGACCTACACCGCCGACGCGGTGATCCTTGCCACCGGCGCCCGCGCCAAGTGGCTCGGCCTGCCGTCGGAAGAGGCCTACAAGGGCTTCGGCGTCTCGGCCTGCGCGACCTGTGACGGCTTCTTCTACCGCGGGCAGGAAATCGTCGTGATCGGCGGCGGCAACACCGCCGTCGAGGAGGCGCTGTTCCTGACCAATTTCGCCAGCAAGGTGACGCTGATCCACCGCCGCGACGAGCTGCGGGCCGAGAAGATCCTGCAGGACCGGCTCTTCAAGAACGAGAAGATCGTGCCGCTCTGGCATCATCAGCTCGAGGAAGTCGTGGGCGAGGACAACCCCAAGGGCGTGACCGGCGTGCGCGTGAAGAACGTGCAGACCGGCGATGTCTCGGAGATCCCCTGCAAGGGCGTGTTCATCGCTATCGGGCACGCGCCGGCCAACGAGCTTGTCAAGGACACGCTCGAGACGCACATGGGCGGCTACGTGGTGACCAAGCCCGACAGCACCGCGACCTCGGTGCCCGGCGTGTTCGCCGCGGGTGACCTGACCGACCACAAGTATCGTCAGGCGGTGACCTCGGCGGGCATGGGCTGCATGGCCGCGCTCGAGGCCGAGCGCTGGCTCGCCGAGCAGGGTGTCGACGAGGGCAAGGACGAGGCCGAGCCGCTGGGCTACGGCGCGCCGGTGGATGCGGCGCACTGA
- a CDS encoding autotransporter domain-containing protein, translated as MRALSIFILQGLCLSLLPAMAMAEEDPRDAFILSASTTLSADVAAQESAVWRVMNGFGHVNLSGNGLFLASRSRESMARGWVAFQIREYRGGTRGVSAQLMSGYDVPVMRQSRAGLALTLARADLDTGEEVRSRTLSFGPYIRTQVGEHMKLKTWMSLARPVYRLAGGGKTRATRLAAGARAYFDRRLGALKLSGSASLALSRQVVPELGDLSGFEISKRNASLSARATFRPDRDLRPFVGFGLSDGRWRKPSGSCAYTTPRLSTGISWSHKRRSLSLSVDSSRVFDPDRPLTLNTTYRTRF; from the coding sequence ATGCGCGCGCTGTCCATATTCATACTCCAAGGGCTCTGCCTGAGTCTTCTGCCCGCCATGGCGATGGCGGAGGAAGACCCGCGCGACGCCTTCATCCTGAGCGCCTCGACGACGCTGTCAGCGGACGTCGCAGCACAGGAGTCCGCGGTCTGGCGGGTGATGAACGGCTTCGGGCATGTGAACCTCTCGGGGAACGGCCTGTTCCTCGCGTCGCGCTCGCGCGAGAGCATGGCGCGGGGCTGGGTGGCCTTTCAGATTCGCGAGTACCGCGGCGGCACGCGCGGCGTCAGCGCACAGCTGATGTCCGGCTACGACGTCCCAGTCATGCGCCAAAGCCGGGCCGGGCTTGCGCTCACGCTGGCCCGCGCCGATCTCGACACCGGAGAAGAGGTCCGCAGCCGCACCCTGTCCTTCGGGCCCTACATCCGCACGCAGGTCGGCGAGCACATGAAGCTGAAGACATGGATGAGCCTCGCCCGCCCGGTCTACAGGCTGGCAGGCGGAGGCAAGACCCGCGCCACCCGGCTCGCGGCCGGGGCGCGCGCCTATTTCGACCGGCGCCTCGGCGCGCTGAAGCTTTCCGGATCGGCGAGCCTCGCGCTGTCGCGGCAGGTGGTGCCGGAACTCGGCGACCTGTCCGGCTTCGAGATCTCCAAGCGCAATGCGAGCCTGTCCGCCCGCGCCACGTTTCGCCCGGATCGCGACCTGCGGCCCTTCGTGGGCTTCGGCCTGTCCGACGGACGCTGGCGCAAGCCATCGGGCAGCTGTGCGTATACGACGCCCCGGCTGTCCACCGGCATCAGCTGGAGCCACAAGCGGCGCAGCCTGTCGCTCAGCGTCGACAGCAGCCGGGTGTTCGATCCGGATCGCCCGCTGACGCTCAACACCACCTACCGCACCCGCTTCTGA